The Castor canadensis chromosome 8, mCasCan1.hap1v2, whole genome shotgun sequence genome contains a region encoding:
- the LOC109690989 gene encoding phosphoglycerate kinase 2, with translation MSLSKKLTLDKLDVKGKRVIMRVDFNVPMKNNQITNNQRIKAAIPSIKYCLDHGARSVVLMSHLGRPDGVPMPDKYSLEPVAAELKSLLGKDVLFLKDCVGSEVEKACANPAAGSVILLENLRFHVEEEGKGQSLSGEKIKAEPDKIEAFRASLSKLGDVYVNDAFGTAHRAHSSMVGVNLPQKASGFLMKKELDYFAKALEKPERPFLAILGGAKVADKIQLIKNLLDKVNHMIIGGAMAYTFLKVLKNMEIGASLFDEEGAKIVQEIMAKAEKNGVKITFPVDFVTADKFEENAKVGQATVESGVPAGWMALDCGPESIKNHAQVVSQAKLIVWNGPLGVFEWDAFAKGTKALMDEIVKATSQGCVTIIGGGDTATCCAKWNTEDKVSHVSTGGGASLELLEGKILPGVEALSNL, from the coding sequence ATGTCTCTGTCTAAGAAGTTGACTTTGGATAAATTGGATGTTAAGGGAAAGCGAGTCATCATGAGAGTAGACTTCAACGTCCCCATGAAGAATAACCAGATTACCAACAACCAGAGAATCAAGGCTGCCATCCCAAGCATCAAGTACTGCCTGGATCATGGAGCCAGGTCAGTAGTTCTTATGAGTCACCTGGGCCGACCTGACGGGGTTCCCATGCCTGACAAATATTCCTTAGAGCCTGTTGCTGCCGAGCTCAAATCCTTGCTGGGCAAGGACGTTCTGTTTCTGAAGGACTGTGTAGGCTCAGAGGTGGAGAAAGCCTGTGCCAACCCGGCAGCTGGTTCGGTCATCCTGCTGGAGAACCTGCGCTTTCAtgtagaggaagaaggaaagggccAAAGTCTTTCTGGGGAAAAGATTAAAGCTGAACCTGATAAAATAGAGGCCTTCAGAGCATCGCTCTCCAAGCTAGGGGACGTCTATGTCAACGATGCTTTTGGCACTGCACACCGAGCTCACAGTTCCATGGTGGGAGTGAATCTGCCCCAGAAGGCATCTGGATTCCTCATGAAGAAGGAGCTGGATTACTTTGCCAAAGCTTTGGAAAAGCCAGAGAGACCCTTTCTGGCTATACTTGGTGGAGCCAAAGTGGCAGACAAGATCCAACTCATCAAAAATTTGCTGGACAAGGTCAATCACATGATTATTGGTGGTGCAATGGCTTACACTTTCCTTAAGGTGCTGAAGAACATGGAGATTGGTGCTTCCCTGTTTGATGAAGAGGGAGCCAAGATCGTCCAAGAGATCATGGCCAAGGCAGAGAAGAATGGTGTAAAGATCACCTTTCCTGTTGACTTTGTCACTGCTGACAAGTTTGAAGAGAATGCTAAAGTTGGACAAGCCACTGTAGAATCTGGCGTCCCTGCTGGCTGGATGGCATTGGACTGTGGTCCAGAGAGCATTAAAAACCACGCTCAAGTGGTGTCCCAGGCAAAGCTAATTGTGTGGAATGGACCTTTAGGGGTGTTTGAATGGGATGCCTTTGCAAAGGGAACCAAAGCCCTCATGGATGAAATTGTGAAAGCCACTTCCCAGGGCTGTGTCACCATTATAGGGGGTGGGGACACTGCTACCTGCTGTGCCAAGTGGAACACTGAAGATAAAGTGAGTCATGTGAGCACCGGAGGGGGTGCCAGCCTCGAGCTTCTGGAAGGGAAAATCCTTCCTGGAGTAGAAGCCCTCAGCAACCTGTAG